A genomic window from Gambusia affinis linkage group LG16, SWU_Gaff_1.0, whole genome shotgun sequence includes:
- the stxbp5b gene encoding syntaxin-binding protein 5 isoform X1, translating to MKKFNIRKVLDGLTAASSSSSSATAQPGTPRENDVVQETLQSEHFQLCKTVRHGFPYQPSSMAYDPVQKILAVGTQTGALRLFGRAGVECYCQHESGAAVIQLQFLINEGALVSALADDSIHLWNLRQKIPAILHSLKFNRERITYCHLPFQSKWLYIGTERGNIHIVNVESFTLSGYVIMWNKAIELSTKTHPGPVVHISDNPMDEGKLLIGFECGVVVLWDLKSKKADYRYNYDEAIHSVAWHHEGKQFVCSHSDGTLTTWNIRAPAKPAQIITPHGKQPKDGKKPEPCKPILKVEYKTTRAGDPFMVLSGGLSYDTVGRRACLTVMHGKSTAVLEMDYPIVDFITLCETPYPNDFQEPYAVVVLLEKDLVVIDLGQIGYPIFESPYPLSIHESPVTCCEYFADCPSELIPALYSVGSRQKRQGYSKKEWPISGGNWGQGTQTYPEIIITGHADGSIKFWDASALMLQVLYKLKTAKVFERARGKEEKPSTDIVDEDPFAIQTLFWCPESRMLCVAGVSAHVIIYRFSKQEATTEVVQLLEVRMQCEFSEVDSPDPGGEQTPTLPTSAASSSPQEAEPPNQLTAGVNSSEGSRDNIPCLQVRSSPLKQSPGYQVELVVQLVWVSGEPPQQITSLAVNSSFGLVVFGNSNGLAVVDYVQKTLLLNLGTWELYSPSDPCQRQLRSPRKPRQPSGGFCDSNDGSNNSEDRCKSPTSGSTSPCNSDDERKQNFIEKVKLKSRRFSKTVANDFAKMSRKISSSGEQKPDLEDRSRRGSPWLCKWPAGSMKNGKLAARMTQKLNVHRTKSDPHRYGKDNAFTRSRSSSVTSIDRESREAISSFYFCESFPRKSGSLASPCLLVGTTQGSVTVVALSLQPGGDQKLQQPLSFASCGTLVQLKGGILTMALLDAAGTLLPPSCEAWYDPNASDEEKEKEKTRRRRPATPPSSQEGQDSQFAVLCSDKQAKVVAMPSQTSIYKHNITETSFVLRADVVQMTGAYCIACFCANGHIMTLSLPSLRPLLDFNYLPLTDMRIARTFCFSNLGQALYMTSPTEIQRITYSQETCDNLQEMLSELFTPVETPEAPNRGFFKGLFGGGAQSLDREDLFGETAAGKASRSLAQHIPGPGSMEGMKGAASGVVGDLARARVALDERGQKLGELEERTAAMMASAESFSKHAHNMMVKYKDKKWYQL from the exons atgaagaagttTAACATAAGGAAGGTGCTGGACGGCTTGACAGCGGcgtcttcttcttcctcctccgcAACTGCTCAGCCTGGTACTCCCAGGGAAAACGATGTTGTCCAGGAGACTCTCCAGTCggaacattttcagctgtgcAAG ACCGTGCGTCATGGCTTTCCATATCAACCGTCCTCGATGGCTTATGACCCCGTGCAGAAAATCCTGGCCGTCGGGACTCAGACCGGAGCTTTGAGGCT GTTCGGCCGTGCGGGTGTGGAGTGCTACTGTCAGCATGAGAGCGGGGCTGCTGTCATCCAGCTCCAGTTCCTCATCAATGAG GGGGCGCTGGTGAGTGCCTTAGCTGATGACAGCATCCATCTGTGGAACCTGAGGCAAAAAATTCCAGCTATCCTGCATTCTCTCAAGTTTAACCGGGAGAG AATCACATACTGCCACCTGCCCTTCCAGAGCAAATGGCTGTACATCGGCACAGAGCGAGGAAACATCCACATCGTCAACGTGGAGTCCTTCACCCTCTCAGGCTATGTCATCATGTGGAACAAAGCCATCGAATT ATCCACCAAGACACACCCAGGGCCTGTTGTGCACATTAGTGATAACCCCATGGACGAGGGCAAG CTTCTGATTGGATTTGAGTGTGGGGTCGTGGTGTTGTGGGATTTGAAGTCCAAGAAAGCTGACTACCGCTACAATTATGATGAG GCGATCCACTCAGTTGCTTGGCACCACGAGGGGAAACAGTTTGTCTGCAGCCACTCCGATGGCACTCTGACCACGTGGAATATACGCGCCCCAGCCAAGCCTGCACAGATCATCACGCCACATG GAAAGCAGCCTAAGGATGGAAAAAAGCCAGAGCCGTGCAAGCCTATCCTAAAAGTGGAGTACAAAACTACAAGAGCTGG GGACCCGTTCATGGTTCTGTCCGGAGGGCTGTCGTACGACACAGTGGGGAGGAGAGCCTGTTTGACCGTGATGCACGGGAAGAGCACTGCCGTCCTGGAGATGGACTATCCCATTGTAGATTTCATAACGCTCTGCGAAACTCCATATCCAAACG ACTTTCAGGAGCCTTACGCTGTGGTGGTCCTCCTCGAGAAGGATTTAGTTGTAATAGATCTTGGACAAATTGG GTATCCGATATTTGAGAGCCCCTACCCTCTCTCCATCCACGAGTCACCGGTGACGTGTTGCGAGTATTTTGCCGACTGCCCCTCTGAACTCATTCCTGCACTTTACTCCGTCGGCAGCCGGCAAAAGCGACAAGGCTACAGCAAGAAG GAATGGCCCATTAGTGGTGGAAACTGGGGCCAAGGCACGCAGACTTACCCAGAGATTATCATCACAGG GCATGCCGATGGGTCAATCAAATTTTGGGATGCTTCTGCGT TAATGCTTCAAGTGCTGTACAAGCTGAAGACTGCCAAGGTGTTCGAGAGGGCCCGGGGTAAGGAGGAGAAGCCGAGCACCGACATCGTCGACGAAGACCCGTTTGCCATCCAGACCTTGTTCTGGTGTCCGGAGAGCAGGATGCTGTGCGTGGCTGGAGTTTCTGCTCACGTCATCATCTACAGGTTCAGCAAACAGGAAGCCACCACTGAAGTTGTTCAG CTGCTGGAGGTTCGGATGCAGTGCGAGTTCAGCGAGGTCGACTCCCCCGATCCGGGGGGAGAGCAGACCCCCACCCTGCCGACCTCCGCAGCTTCCTCCAGCCCTCAGGAGGCCGAGCCCCCGAACCAGCTCACTGCAGGCGTCAACTCCTCCGAAGGATCCAGAGACAATATACCATGCCTTCA GGTGCGGAGCTCCCCGCTGAAGCAGTCTCCGGGCTACCAGGTGGAGCTGGTGGTCCAGCTGGTGTGGGTGAGCGGGGAGCCGCCTCAGCAGATCACCAGCCTGGCAGTCAACTCCTCCTTCGGCCT CGTGGTGTTCGGGAACAGCAACGGTCTGGCAGTGGTGGACTACGTCCAGAAGACCCTGCTGCTCAACCTGGGCACCTGGGAGCTGTACAGCCCGTCGGACCCCTGCCAGAGGCAACTCCGCTCCCCGCGGAAACCACGCCAGCCTTCTGGAG GATTTTGCGACTCCAACGACGGGTCTAACAACTCAGAGGACCGATGCAAATCTCCCACGTCAG GATCTACCTCACCCTGCAATTCAGACGACGAACGAAAACAGAACTTCATAGAGAAGG TGAAGTTAAAAAGCAGACGCTTTTCCAAGACGGTTGCCAATGACTTTG cCAAGATGTCGCGGAAAATTAGCTCGTCTGGTGAGCAAAAGCCAGATCTGG AGGACCGCTCCCGCCGGGGGTCCCCTTGGTTGTGTAAATGGCCCGCTGGTAGTATGAAAAATGGCAAGCTGGCGGCCAGGATGACCCAGAAGTTGAATGTTCATAGAACTAAGTCAGACCCGCACCGAT ATGGGAAGGATAACGCATTCACCCGCTCGCGTAGCTCAAGCGTGACCAGCATAGACAGAGAATCCCGAGAGGCCATCTCCTCCTTTTACTTCTGCGAGAGTTTCCCCAGGAAGTCAGGCAGCCTGGCCAGCCCCTGCCTGCTGGTGGGGACCACGCAGGGCTCCGTGACGGTGGTGGCCCTCAGCCTGCAGCCGGGCGGCgaccagaagctgcagcagccgcTCAGCTTTGCCTCCTGCG GAACCTTGGTCCAACTCaaaggaggcatcctgaccatgGCCCTGCTGGATGCTGCTGGAACTCTGCTGCCCCCTTCCTGCGAAGCGTGGTACGACCCCAACGCCTCAGAcgaggagaaagagaaagagaagaccCGGAGGCGCAGGCCGGCCACGCCTCCATCCTCACAGGAAGGCCAGGACTCCCAGTTTGCCGTGCTGTGTTCGGACAAGCAGGCCAAGGTGGTGGCCATGCCGTCCCAAACCAGCATCTACAAACACAACATCACCGAGACCTCGTTTGTGCTGCGCGCCGACGTGGTGCAGATGACCGGGGCTTACTGCATCGCCTGTTTCTGTGCCAACGGCCACATTATGACCCTGAG CTTGCCCAGTCTGCGGCCTCTGCTGGACTTCAACTACTTGCCGCTGACAGATATGCGGATAGCCAGAACGTTTTGCTTCTCTAACTTGGGCCAGGCTCTGTACATGACCTCACCCACCGAGATCCAGAGGATCACCTACAGCCAGGAGACGTGCGACAACCTTCAG GAAATGCTCAGCGAGTTATTTACCCCCGTGGAGACGCCGGAGGCTCCGaacagaggcttcttcaaaggCCTTTTTGGCGGAGGAGCTCAGTCTTTGGACAGGGAAGACCTCT TCGGCGAAACGGCGGCCGGCAAGGCCTCGCGTAGCCTGGCCCAGCACATCCCGGGCCCGGGCAGCATGGAGGGCATGAAGGGCGCGGCGTCTGGGGTGGTGGGCGACCTCGCCCGGGCCCGGGTGGCGCTGGACGAGAGAGGGCAGAAACTgggagagctggaggagaggaCGGCAGCCATGATGGCCAGCGCGGAGTCCTTCTCGAAACACGCCCACAAC ATGATGGTGAAGTACAAAGATAAAAAGTGGTACCAGCTCTGA
- the stxbp5b gene encoding syntaxin-binding protein 5 isoform X3 — protein MKKFNIRKVLDGLTAASSSSSSATAQPGTPRENDVVQETLQSEHFQLCKTVRHGFPYQPSSMAYDPVQKILAVGTQTGALRLFGRAGVECYCQHESGAAVIQLQFLINEGALVSALADDSIHLWNLRQKIPAILHSLKFNRERITYCHLPFQSKWLYIGTERGNIHIVNVESFTLSGYVIMWNKAIELSTKTHPGPVVHISDNPMDEGKLLIGFECGVVVLWDLKSKKADYRYNYDEAIHSVAWHHEGKQFVCSHSDGTLTTWNIRAPAKPAQIITPHGKQPKDGKKPEPCKPILKVEYKTTRAGDPFMVLSGGLSYDTVGRRACLTVMHGKSTAVLEMDYPIVDFITLCETPYPNDFQEPYAVVVLLEKDLVVIDLGQIGYPIFESPYPLSIHESPVTCCEYFADCPSELIPALYSVGSRQKRQGYSKKEWPISGGNWGQGTQTYPEIIITGHADGSIKFWDASALMLQVLYKLKTAKVFERARGKEEKPSTDIVDEDPFAIQTLFWCPESRMLCVAGVSAHVIIYRFSKQEATTEVVQLLEVRMQCEFSEVDSPDPGGEQTPTLPTSAASSSPQEAEPPNQLTAGVNSSEGSRDNIPCLQVRSSPLKQSPGYQVELVVQLVWVSGEPPQQITSLAVNSSFGLVVFGNSNGLAVVDYVQKTLLLNLGTWELYSPSDPCQRQLRSPRKPRQPSGGFCDSNDGSNNSEDRCKSPTSGSTSPCNSDDERKQNFIEKVKLKSRRFSKTVANDFAKMSRKISSSGEQKPDLEDRSRRGSPWLCKWPAGSMKNGKLAARMTQKLNVHRTKSDPHRYGKDNAFTRSRSSSVTSIDRESREAISSFYFCESFPRKSGSLASPCLLVGTTQGSVTVVALSLQPGGDQKLQQPLSFASCGTLVQLKGGILTMALLDAAGTLLPPSCEAWYDPNASDEEKEKEKTRRRRPATPPSSQEGQDSQFAVLCSDKQAKVVAMPSQTSIYKHNITETSFVLRADVVQMTGAYCIACFCANGHIMTLSLPSLRPLLDFNYLPLTDMRIARTFCFSNLGQALYMTSPTEIQRITYSQETCDNLQEMLSELFTPVETPEAPNRGFFKGLFGGGAQSLDREDLFGETAAGKASRSLARVALDERGQKLGELEERTAAMMASAESFSKHAHNMMVKYKDKKWYQL, from the exons atgaagaagttTAACATAAGGAAGGTGCTGGACGGCTTGACAGCGGcgtcttcttcttcctcctccgcAACTGCTCAGCCTGGTACTCCCAGGGAAAACGATGTTGTCCAGGAGACTCTCCAGTCggaacattttcagctgtgcAAG ACCGTGCGTCATGGCTTTCCATATCAACCGTCCTCGATGGCTTATGACCCCGTGCAGAAAATCCTGGCCGTCGGGACTCAGACCGGAGCTTTGAGGCT GTTCGGCCGTGCGGGTGTGGAGTGCTACTGTCAGCATGAGAGCGGGGCTGCTGTCATCCAGCTCCAGTTCCTCATCAATGAG GGGGCGCTGGTGAGTGCCTTAGCTGATGACAGCATCCATCTGTGGAACCTGAGGCAAAAAATTCCAGCTATCCTGCATTCTCTCAAGTTTAACCGGGAGAG AATCACATACTGCCACCTGCCCTTCCAGAGCAAATGGCTGTACATCGGCACAGAGCGAGGAAACATCCACATCGTCAACGTGGAGTCCTTCACCCTCTCAGGCTATGTCATCATGTGGAACAAAGCCATCGAATT ATCCACCAAGACACACCCAGGGCCTGTTGTGCACATTAGTGATAACCCCATGGACGAGGGCAAG CTTCTGATTGGATTTGAGTGTGGGGTCGTGGTGTTGTGGGATTTGAAGTCCAAGAAAGCTGACTACCGCTACAATTATGATGAG GCGATCCACTCAGTTGCTTGGCACCACGAGGGGAAACAGTTTGTCTGCAGCCACTCCGATGGCACTCTGACCACGTGGAATATACGCGCCCCAGCCAAGCCTGCACAGATCATCACGCCACATG GAAAGCAGCCTAAGGATGGAAAAAAGCCAGAGCCGTGCAAGCCTATCCTAAAAGTGGAGTACAAAACTACAAGAGCTGG GGACCCGTTCATGGTTCTGTCCGGAGGGCTGTCGTACGACACAGTGGGGAGGAGAGCCTGTTTGACCGTGATGCACGGGAAGAGCACTGCCGTCCTGGAGATGGACTATCCCATTGTAGATTTCATAACGCTCTGCGAAACTCCATATCCAAACG ACTTTCAGGAGCCTTACGCTGTGGTGGTCCTCCTCGAGAAGGATTTAGTTGTAATAGATCTTGGACAAATTGG GTATCCGATATTTGAGAGCCCCTACCCTCTCTCCATCCACGAGTCACCGGTGACGTGTTGCGAGTATTTTGCCGACTGCCCCTCTGAACTCATTCCTGCACTTTACTCCGTCGGCAGCCGGCAAAAGCGACAAGGCTACAGCAAGAAG GAATGGCCCATTAGTGGTGGAAACTGGGGCCAAGGCACGCAGACTTACCCAGAGATTATCATCACAGG GCATGCCGATGGGTCAATCAAATTTTGGGATGCTTCTGCGT TAATGCTTCAAGTGCTGTACAAGCTGAAGACTGCCAAGGTGTTCGAGAGGGCCCGGGGTAAGGAGGAGAAGCCGAGCACCGACATCGTCGACGAAGACCCGTTTGCCATCCAGACCTTGTTCTGGTGTCCGGAGAGCAGGATGCTGTGCGTGGCTGGAGTTTCTGCTCACGTCATCATCTACAGGTTCAGCAAACAGGAAGCCACCACTGAAGTTGTTCAG CTGCTGGAGGTTCGGATGCAGTGCGAGTTCAGCGAGGTCGACTCCCCCGATCCGGGGGGAGAGCAGACCCCCACCCTGCCGACCTCCGCAGCTTCCTCCAGCCCTCAGGAGGCCGAGCCCCCGAACCAGCTCACTGCAGGCGTCAACTCCTCCGAAGGATCCAGAGACAATATACCATGCCTTCA GGTGCGGAGCTCCCCGCTGAAGCAGTCTCCGGGCTACCAGGTGGAGCTGGTGGTCCAGCTGGTGTGGGTGAGCGGGGAGCCGCCTCAGCAGATCACCAGCCTGGCAGTCAACTCCTCCTTCGGCCT CGTGGTGTTCGGGAACAGCAACGGTCTGGCAGTGGTGGACTACGTCCAGAAGACCCTGCTGCTCAACCTGGGCACCTGGGAGCTGTACAGCCCGTCGGACCCCTGCCAGAGGCAACTCCGCTCCCCGCGGAAACCACGCCAGCCTTCTGGAG GATTTTGCGACTCCAACGACGGGTCTAACAACTCAGAGGACCGATGCAAATCTCCCACGTCAG GATCTACCTCACCCTGCAATTCAGACGACGAACGAAAACAGAACTTCATAGAGAAGG TGAAGTTAAAAAGCAGACGCTTTTCCAAGACGGTTGCCAATGACTTTG cCAAGATGTCGCGGAAAATTAGCTCGTCTGGTGAGCAAAAGCCAGATCTGG AGGACCGCTCCCGCCGGGGGTCCCCTTGGTTGTGTAAATGGCCCGCTGGTAGTATGAAAAATGGCAAGCTGGCGGCCAGGATGACCCAGAAGTTGAATGTTCATAGAACTAAGTCAGACCCGCACCGAT ATGGGAAGGATAACGCATTCACCCGCTCGCGTAGCTCAAGCGTGACCAGCATAGACAGAGAATCCCGAGAGGCCATCTCCTCCTTTTACTTCTGCGAGAGTTTCCCCAGGAAGTCAGGCAGCCTGGCCAGCCCCTGCCTGCTGGTGGGGACCACGCAGGGCTCCGTGACGGTGGTGGCCCTCAGCCTGCAGCCGGGCGGCgaccagaagctgcagcagccgcTCAGCTTTGCCTCCTGCG GAACCTTGGTCCAACTCaaaggaggcatcctgaccatgGCCCTGCTGGATGCTGCTGGAACTCTGCTGCCCCCTTCCTGCGAAGCGTGGTACGACCCCAACGCCTCAGAcgaggagaaagagaaagagaagaccCGGAGGCGCAGGCCGGCCACGCCTCCATCCTCACAGGAAGGCCAGGACTCCCAGTTTGCCGTGCTGTGTTCGGACAAGCAGGCCAAGGTGGTGGCCATGCCGTCCCAAACCAGCATCTACAAACACAACATCACCGAGACCTCGTTTGTGCTGCGCGCCGACGTGGTGCAGATGACCGGGGCTTACTGCATCGCCTGTTTCTGTGCCAACGGCCACATTATGACCCTGAG CTTGCCCAGTCTGCGGCCTCTGCTGGACTTCAACTACTTGCCGCTGACAGATATGCGGATAGCCAGAACGTTTTGCTTCTCTAACTTGGGCCAGGCTCTGTACATGACCTCACCCACCGAGATCCAGAGGATCACCTACAGCCAGGAGACGTGCGACAACCTTCAG GAAATGCTCAGCGAGTTATTTACCCCCGTGGAGACGCCGGAGGCTCCGaacagaggcttcttcaaaggCCTTTTTGGCGGAGGAGCTCAGTCTTTGGACAGGGAAGACCTCT TCGGCGAAACGGCGGCCGGCAAGGCCTCGCGTAGCCT GGCCCGGGTGGCGCTGGACGAGAGAGGGCAGAAACTgggagagctggaggagaggaCGGCAGCCATGATGGCCAGCGCGGAGTCCTTCTCGAAACACGCCCACAAC ATGATGGTGAAGTACAAAGATAAAAAGTGGTACCAGCTCTGA
- the stxbp5b gene encoding syntaxin-binding protein 5 isoform X2, with the protein MKKFNIRKVLDGLTAASSSSSSATAQPGTPRENDVVQETLQSEHFQLCKTVRHGFPYQPSSMAYDPVQKILAVGTQTGALRLFGRAGVECYCQHESGAAVIQLQFLINEGALVSALADDSIHLWNLRQKIPAILHSLKFNRERITYCHLPFQSKWLYIGTERGNIHIVNVESFTLSGYVIMWNKAIELSTKTHPGPVVHISDNPMDEGKLLIGFECGVVVLWDLKSKKADYRYNYDEAIHSVAWHHEGKQFVCSHSDGTLTTWNIRAPAKPAQIITPHGKQPKDGKKPEPCKPILKVEYKTTRAGDPFMVLSGGLSYDTVGRRACLTVMHGKSTAVLEMDYPIVDFITLCETPYPNDFQEPYAVVVLLEKDLVVIDLGQIGYPIFESPYPLSIHESPVTCCEYFADCPSELIPALYSVGSRQKRQGYSKKEWPISGGNWGQGTQTYPEIIITGHADGSIKFWDASALMLQVLYKLKTAKVFERARGKEEKPSTDIVDEDPFAIQTLFWCPESRMLCVAGVSAHVIIYRFSKQEATTEVVQLLEVRMQCEFSEVDSPDPGGEQTPTLPTSAASSSPQEAEPPNQLTAGVNSSEGSRDNIPCLQVRSSPLKQSPGYQVELVVQLVWVSGEPPQQITSLAVNSSFGLVVFGNSNGLAVVDYVQKTLLLNLGTWELYSPSDPCQRQLRSPRKPRQPSGGFCDSNDGSNNSEDRCKSPTSGSTSPCNSDDERKQNFIEKAKMSRKISSSGEQKPDLEDRSRRGSPWLCKWPAGSMKNGKLAARMTQKLNVHRTKSDPHRYGKDNAFTRSRSSSVTSIDRESREAISSFYFCESFPRKSGSLASPCLLVGTTQGSVTVVALSLQPGGDQKLQQPLSFASCGTLVQLKGGILTMALLDAAGTLLPPSCEAWYDPNASDEEKEKEKTRRRRPATPPSSQEGQDSQFAVLCSDKQAKVVAMPSQTSIYKHNITETSFVLRADVVQMTGAYCIACFCANGHIMTLSLPSLRPLLDFNYLPLTDMRIARTFCFSNLGQALYMTSPTEIQRITYSQETCDNLQEMLSELFTPVETPEAPNRGFFKGLFGGGAQSLDREDLFGETAAGKASRSLAQHIPGPGSMEGMKGAASGVVGDLARARVALDERGQKLGELEERTAAMMASAESFSKHAHNMMVKYKDKKWYQL; encoded by the exons atgaagaagttTAACATAAGGAAGGTGCTGGACGGCTTGACAGCGGcgtcttcttcttcctcctccgcAACTGCTCAGCCTGGTACTCCCAGGGAAAACGATGTTGTCCAGGAGACTCTCCAGTCggaacattttcagctgtgcAAG ACCGTGCGTCATGGCTTTCCATATCAACCGTCCTCGATGGCTTATGACCCCGTGCAGAAAATCCTGGCCGTCGGGACTCAGACCGGAGCTTTGAGGCT GTTCGGCCGTGCGGGTGTGGAGTGCTACTGTCAGCATGAGAGCGGGGCTGCTGTCATCCAGCTCCAGTTCCTCATCAATGAG GGGGCGCTGGTGAGTGCCTTAGCTGATGACAGCATCCATCTGTGGAACCTGAGGCAAAAAATTCCAGCTATCCTGCATTCTCTCAAGTTTAACCGGGAGAG AATCACATACTGCCACCTGCCCTTCCAGAGCAAATGGCTGTACATCGGCACAGAGCGAGGAAACATCCACATCGTCAACGTGGAGTCCTTCACCCTCTCAGGCTATGTCATCATGTGGAACAAAGCCATCGAATT ATCCACCAAGACACACCCAGGGCCTGTTGTGCACATTAGTGATAACCCCATGGACGAGGGCAAG CTTCTGATTGGATTTGAGTGTGGGGTCGTGGTGTTGTGGGATTTGAAGTCCAAGAAAGCTGACTACCGCTACAATTATGATGAG GCGATCCACTCAGTTGCTTGGCACCACGAGGGGAAACAGTTTGTCTGCAGCCACTCCGATGGCACTCTGACCACGTGGAATATACGCGCCCCAGCCAAGCCTGCACAGATCATCACGCCACATG GAAAGCAGCCTAAGGATGGAAAAAAGCCAGAGCCGTGCAAGCCTATCCTAAAAGTGGAGTACAAAACTACAAGAGCTGG GGACCCGTTCATGGTTCTGTCCGGAGGGCTGTCGTACGACACAGTGGGGAGGAGAGCCTGTTTGACCGTGATGCACGGGAAGAGCACTGCCGTCCTGGAGATGGACTATCCCATTGTAGATTTCATAACGCTCTGCGAAACTCCATATCCAAACG ACTTTCAGGAGCCTTACGCTGTGGTGGTCCTCCTCGAGAAGGATTTAGTTGTAATAGATCTTGGACAAATTGG GTATCCGATATTTGAGAGCCCCTACCCTCTCTCCATCCACGAGTCACCGGTGACGTGTTGCGAGTATTTTGCCGACTGCCCCTCTGAACTCATTCCTGCACTTTACTCCGTCGGCAGCCGGCAAAAGCGACAAGGCTACAGCAAGAAG GAATGGCCCATTAGTGGTGGAAACTGGGGCCAAGGCACGCAGACTTACCCAGAGATTATCATCACAGG GCATGCCGATGGGTCAATCAAATTTTGGGATGCTTCTGCGT TAATGCTTCAAGTGCTGTACAAGCTGAAGACTGCCAAGGTGTTCGAGAGGGCCCGGGGTAAGGAGGAGAAGCCGAGCACCGACATCGTCGACGAAGACCCGTTTGCCATCCAGACCTTGTTCTGGTGTCCGGAGAGCAGGATGCTGTGCGTGGCTGGAGTTTCTGCTCACGTCATCATCTACAGGTTCAGCAAACAGGAAGCCACCACTGAAGTTGTTCAG CTGCTGGAGGTTCGGATGCAGTGCGAGTTCAGCGAGGTCGACTCCCCCGATCCGGGGGGAGAGCAGACCCCCACCCTGCCGACCTCCGCAGCTTCCTCCAGCCCTCAGGAGGCCGAGCCCCCGAACCAGCTCACTGCAGGCGTCAACTCCTCCGAAGGATCCAGAGACAATATACCATGCCTTCA GGTGCGGAGCTCCCCGCTGAAGCAGTCTCCGGGCTACCAGGTGGAGCTGGTGGTCCAGCTGGTGTGGGTGAGCGGGGAGCCGCCTCAGCAGATCACCAGCCTGGCAGTCAACTCCTCCTTCGGCCT CGTGGTGTTCGGGAACAGCAACGGTCTGGCAGTGGTGGACTACGTCCAGAAGACCCTGCTGCTCAACCTGGGCACCTGGGAGCTGTACAGCCCGTCGGACCCCTGCCAGAGGCAACTCCGCTCCCCGCGGAAACCACGCCAGCCTTCTGGAG GATTTTGCGACTCCAACGACGGGTCTAACAACTCAGAGGACCGATGCAAATCTCCCACGTCAG GATCTACCTCACCCTGCAATTCAGACGACGAACGAAAACAGAACTTCATAGAGAAGG cCAAGATGTCGCGGAAAATTAGCTCGTCTGGTGAGCAAAAGCCAGATCTGG AGGACCGCTCCCGCCGGGGGTCCCCTTGGTTGTGTAAATGGCCCGCTGGTAGTATGAAAAATGGCAAGCTGGCGGCCAGGATGACCCAGAAGTTGAATGTTCATAGAACTAAGTCAGACCCGCACCGAT ATGGGAAGGATAACGCATTCACCCGCTCGCGTAGCTCAAGCGTGACCAGCATAGACAGAGAATCCCGAGAGGCCATCTCCTCCTTTTACTTCTGCGAGAGTTTCCCCAGGAAGTCAGGCAGCCTGGCCAGCCCCTGCCTGCTGGTGGGGACCACGCAGGGCTCCGTGACGGTGGTGGCCCTCAGCCTGCAGCCGGGCGGCgaccagaagctgcagcagccgcTCAGCTTTGCCTCCTGCG GAACCTTGGTCCAACTCaaaggaggcatcctgaccatgGCCCTGCTGGATGCTGCTGGAACTCTGCTGCCCCCTTCCTGCGAAGCGTGGTACGACCCCAACGCCTCAGAcgaggagaaagagaaagagaagaccCGGAGGCGCAGGCCGGCCACGCCTCCATCCTCACAGGAAGGCCAGGACTCCCAGTTTGCCGTGCTGTGTTCGGACAAGCAGGCCAAGGTGGTGGCCATGCCGTCCCAAACCAGCATCTACAAACACAACATCACCGAGACCTCGTTTGTGCTGCGCGCCGACGTGGTGCAGATGACCGGGGCTTACTGCATCGCCTGTTTCTGTGCCAACGGCCACATTATGACCCTGAG CTTGCCCAGTCTGCGGCCTCTGCTGGACTTCAACTACTTGCCGCTGACAGATATGCGGATAGCCAGAACGTTTTGCTTCTCTAACTTGGGCCAGGCTCTGTACATGACCTCACCCACCGAGATCCAGAGGATCACCTACAGCCAGGAGACGTGCGACAACCTTCAG GAAATGCTCAGCGAGTTATTTACCCCCGTGGAGACGCCGGAGGCTCCGaacagaggcttcttcaaaggCCTTTTTGGCGGAGGAGCTCAGTCTTTGGACAGGGAAGACCTCT TCGGCGAAACGGCGGCCGGCAAGGCCTCGCGTAGCCTGGCCCAGCACATCCCGGGCCCGGGCAGCATGGAGGGCATGAAGGGCGCGGCGTCTGGGGTGGTGGGCGACCTCGCCCGGGCCCGGGTGGCGCTGGACGAGAGAGGGCAGAAACTgggagagctggaggagaggaCGGCAGCCATGATGGCCAGCGCGGAGTCCTTCTCGAAACACGCCCACAAC ATGATGGTGAAGTACAAAGATAAAAAGTGGTACCAGCTCTGA